The Cervus canadensis isolate Bull #8, Minnesota chromosome X, ASM1932006v1, whole genome shotgun sequence genome contains a region encoding:
- the TCEAL9 gene encoding transcription elongation factor A protein-like 9, whose product MKPCQKIEEKTENENEPKVEEVPKPEEKQEEEEKTEETFRERLIQSLQEFKEDIHNRHLSKEDVFRNVNETDEIRRVRNKLTVMRWKVNRNHPYPYLM is encoded by the coding sequence ATGAAACCCTgtcaaaaaattgaagaaaaaacagaaaatgagaatgaaCCAAAAGTTGAAGAAGTACCAAAGCCTGAGGAAaagcaagaggaggaggaaaaaacagaagaaactttTAGAGAAAGACTGATTCAGTCTCTCCAGGAatttaaagaagatatacacaACAGGCATTTAAGCAAGGAAGATGTGTTTAGAAATGTGAATGAAACTGATGAGATAAGGAGAGtcagaaacaaacttacagtGATGCGTTGGAAGGTTAATCGAAACCATCCTTACCCCTATTTAATGTAG